The following coding sequences lie in one Aspergillus luchuensis IFO 4308 DNA, chromosome 8, nearly complete sequence genomic window:
- a CDS encoding BUD22 family protein (COG:S;~EggNog:ENOG410PJXP;~InterPro:IPR015158,IPR037393;~PFAM:PF09073) gives MGKRNFADFSESPYTPHDRSQSLQVTRLFQKFEYGVMTLSKALKVARGFERQKLGRREKTAQKEEGEKKEGTLSRIAEEIQVVKTLDPHATAEKYLFKQLLKTKRIAESPLFIQFKDKKKLSAEGPKSTAEANVTARLYKSTPVKNVFPGIMEGIRKLLGIEDKPADAKKKKDEKKSSKEEKSSSKKKADADTARTSASASPSGDEDINMDDAGSDAESIDYAQFDARLAPDSGDENEDGSEGDEDLDPNEISDVEEEEEEEEEEEEESDNEDQEIPSNMSISRSPSPSSPPSKKPKATSKASSTPATSTTFLPSLTMGGYWSGSEDEAEDGAAANEPPRRKNRMGQQARRALWEKKYGAGANHVKQEKNKRKGGGRDSGWDVRRGATDGSERWGRGGQHGNRGRPQQQHQQFGRPQRGGPPAKKPEDNKPLHPSWEAARKAKEQKATAAFQGKKVTFD, from the exons ATGGGGAAGCGCAATTTCGCAGACTTCTCCGAATCGCCATACACACCACACGACCGGAGCCAATCTTTGCAAGTAACCCGACTATTCCAGAAATTCGAATATGGCGTGATGACGCTATCCAAAGCGCTCAAGGTAGCGCGGGGCTTCGAGCGCCAGAAGCTCGGACGGAGGGAGAAGACGGcgcagaaggaagagggtgagaagaaagaggggacgTTGAGTCGGATTGCGGAGGAGATTCAGGTTGTTAAg ACACTGGACCCCCACGCCACCGCGGAGAAATACCTCTTCAAGCAACTCCTCAAGACGAAACGCATCGCCGAGTCGCCGCTCTTCATCCAATtcaaagacaagaagaagttATCCGCGGAGGGACCGAAAAGTACGGCCGAAGCGAACGTCACGGCACGGTTGTATAAGTCTACGCCAGTGAAGAATGTGTTTCCGGGGATTATGGAGGGGATACGCAAGTTATTGGGCATTGAGGATAAGCCTGCggatgcgaagaagaagaaggatgaaaagaaatcctccaaggaagagaagagcagcagcaagaagaaggccgatgCCGACACAGCTCGGACAAGCGCATCTGCCTCGCCAAGCGGCGACGAAGACATCAACATGGACGACGCCGGCTCCGACGCAGAAAGCATCGACTACGCACAATTCGACGCGCGCCTGGCGCCCGATTCCGGCGACGAGAACGAAGACGGATCCGAAGGCGACGAAGATCTCGATCCGAACGAGATCAGCgacgtagaagaagaagaggaggaggaggaggaggaagaagaagaatcagACAACGAAGACCAAGAAATCCCCTCTAACATGTCCATTTCCcgctccccctccccttcctccccacccagcAAAAAGCCTAAAGCAACCAGCAAAGCCTCCTCCACGCCCGCGACCAGCAcgaccttcctcccctcacTCACAATGGGCGGATACTGGTCCGGGTCCGAAGATGAGGCAGAAGACGGCGCGGCAGCGAACGAGCCCCCACGACGCAAGAACCGCATGGGTCAGCAGGCACGTCGGGCGctgtgggagaagaagtacgGAGCCGGAGCGAATCATGTtaagcaggagaagaataagcggaagggagggggacGTGATAGTGGGTGGGATGTGAGGCGGGGTGCGACTGATGGGAGTGAGCGGTGGGGACGCGGTGGACAGCATGGTAATAGAGGGAgaccgcagcagcaacaccagcAGTTTGGACGGCCGCAGCGTGGTGGACCGCCAGCGAAGAAGCCCGAAGATAACAAGCCGTTGCATCCGTCGTGGGAGGCGGCcaggaaggcgaaggagcagaaggccACTGCTGCTTTCCAGGGTAAGAAGGTTACGTTTGATTAG
- a CDS encoding Zn(II)2Cys6 transcription factor (COG:K;~EggNog:ENOG410PJAX;~InterPro:IPR036864,IPR007219,IPR001138;~PFAM:PF00172,PF04082;~go_function: GO:0000981 - DNA-binding transcription factor activity, RNA polymerase II-specific [Evidence IEA];~go_function: GO:0003677 - DNA binding [Evidence IEA];~go_function: GO:0008270 - zinc ion binding [Evidence IEA];~go_process: GO:0006351 - transcription, DNA-templated [Evidence IEA];~go_process: GO:0006355 - regulation of transcription, DNA-templated [Evidence IEA]), producing the protein MDVGPATPAGLGQQKRPRVSEENRKRAVRACDGCRRVKEKCEGGVPCRRCLRYRRQCIFTHPDQAEKLARSSSVSLLDRTVAFNQHEMLESERVRYMERILQHYVPNISFDIHSLRKMAEELKHKHRPAGMEGGPPSMQLDGEELEDLAIDDEDFTIKALPDNTTQYSGEFSYLNFSMKIRQKIDEWMKTAAPEASTETEPFEERWRATQLQSGSTLVSTSVTCLPPRFVADFLVQIFFKYAQTNNFYVEEDWLRDKLNTCYTDPSCLSSKDAGSVCAILMVLAVGTQFAHMESSIPVNRLSSNSAFDDDHHFSEDDVGLTFYQFASKLLPDIIATANVRSVQACLLIGTYLLPLDTSGLCYTYFGLALKMAIQNGMHRKYTGEGLSPRMIEIRNRVFWTAYTIEKRVSILHGRPVSLLDADVDAPFPTDFQGLTPSGHVSNDTNMVTLIKLTLKLGEVANEISVLRKSRKNQQQDCLERLLNLRKNLVDWWGTLPEETNCRDLNPAGPLFRSNVHLKLDYCLTRIFLGRPFLFSTNRAVSSATLPGAPVKTPSGPAKNRSTLITDCVEAALEIIDLCRLLRDERGLARASFTEFSSCRAALLVILAQSLTKRTERLREALDKGMALIKIMSMGVGSARAAVSVIETLERAIRRLEEYSQTQPQGSTGVIESAYDRFKNWEMLWKTGPISPEIVPFQEQQYHHTSNGLAPVMTPMTGGASTANEPVEADVGSASLPDSSEFSVSHPLSQMPHFGLDHFVSNLPQELGEFTAIPCFEPDGQPSLSGEMKSADTRWMNFMND; encoded by the exons ATGGATGTGGGCCCTGCTACCCCTGCTGGTCTGGGCCAGCAGAAACGACCCCGCGTTTCCGAGGAAAACCGCAAAAGAGCGGTGCGAGC CTGCGATGGATGTCGTCGCGTAAAGGAGAAATGCGAAGGAGGCGTCCCCTGTCGCCGATGTCTCCGGTATCGTCGGCAATGCATCTTCACTCACCCCGATCAGGCCGAGAAGCTCGCTCGCTCATCGTCCGTCTC GCTCCTAGACCGCACCGTTGCTTTCAACCAACATGAAATGCTCGAGTCGGAACGTGTCCGCTACATGGAACGCATTCTTCAACACTATGTCCCAAACATCTCGTTCGATATACATTCTCTTCggaagatggcggaggagctaAAACATAAGCATCGTCCCGCTGGAATGGAGGGTGGGCCGCCTTCGATGCAgctggatggcgaggagcTCGAGGATTTGGccatcgatgatgaggactttACCATCAAGGCTTTGCCGGATAATACTACCC AATACTCGGGAGAATTCTCATACCTGAATTTCTCCATGAAGATTAGACAGAAGATTGAcgagtggatgaagacggcAGCTCCGGAG GCATCGACCGAAACCGAACCGTTTGAAGAGCGATGGCGAGCGACTCAGCTACAGTCGGGTTCAACTTTGGTATCGACATCAGTCACCTGTCTTCCGCCCCGTTTTGTCGCCGACTTCCTTGTCCAAATATTCTTCAAATATGCACAGACCAATAATTTTTACGTCGAAGAAGATTGGCTGCGAGATAAGCTTAATACATGCTATACAGATCCGTCCTGCTTGTCGTCGAAGGATGCCGGCTCGGTTTGCGCCATCCTGATGGTCTTGGCTGTCGGAACACAATTTGCGCATATGGAATCGTCCATTCCCGTCAATCGTCTCTCTTCCAACTCGGCTTTCGATGATGACCATCACTTTTCCGAGGACGATGTCGGTCTCACTTTCTACCAGTTCGCATCGAAGCTGTTGCCAGATATTATCGCCACCGCAAATGTGCGAAGCGTGCAGGCCTGCCTACTGATTGGAACGTATTTGTTGCCACTCGATACGTCTGGACTATGCTATACCTACTTTGGTCTGGCGCTGAAGATGGCGATCCAGAATGGTATGCACCGGAAGTATACGGGGGAAGGACTATCGCCGCGGATGATTGAGATTCGAAACCGTGTGTTTTGGACTGCGTACACGATAGAGAA GCGTGTCAGCATTCTTCACGGAAGACCAGTGTCCTTGTTAGACGCAGACGTCGATGCCCCTTTTCCCACTGACTTTCAGGGCTTGACGCCATCGGGACATGTTTCGAACGATACGAACATGGTGACACTCATCAAGCTAACCCTCAAACTCGGAGAAGTCGCGAATGAAAT ATCCGTCCTTCGCAAGTCCCGAAAGAACCAGCAACAAGATTGCTTGGAGAGGCTCCTGAATCTGCGGAAGAACCTAGTCGACTGGTGGGGAACGCTGCCCGAGGAAACCAACTGCAGGGATCTCAACCCAGCAGGGCCACTATTCCGCTCGAACGTGCACTTGAAGCTCGACTATTGTCTGACGCGTATCTTCCTGGGCCGGCCGTTCCTCTTCAGCACCAACCGGGCAGTCAGCTCCGCCACATTACCTGGTGCTCCGGTCAAGACACCATCAGGTCCCGCTAAGAACCGCTCCACATTGATTACGGATTGTGTAGAAGCCGCTCTCGAGATCATCGACCTATGTCGACTCCTTCGCGACGAGCGCGGTCTTGCCCGTGCATCCTTCACCGAGTTCAGCTCGTGTCGGGCTGCTTTACTCGTTATCCTAGCCCAAAGCTTGACCAAACGCACCGAGCGCCTCCGTGAAGCCTTGGACAAGGGTATGGCATTGATCAAGATCATGTCCATGGGCGTCGGCTCTGCCCGCGCTGCAGTAAGCGTCATCGAAACGCTAGAGCGAGCGATCCGTCGTCTCGAAGAATACAGCCAGACCCAACCCCAAGGCAGTACCGGTGTCATCGAATCAGCATACGACCGGTTCAAGAACTGGGAAATGCTATGGAAGACCGGGCCCATCTCCCCGGAAATCGTCCCATTCCAAGAGCAGCAATATCATCATACTAGCAACGGACTCGCCCCCGTTATGACCCCTATGACGGGTGGTGCATCCACTGCGAACGAGCCCGTGGAAGCCGATGTGGGCAGCGCGAGTCTTCCCGACTCCTCGGAGTTCTCTGTTTCACATCCTTTATCGCAGATGCCGCACTTTGGCCTCGATCACTTTGTCTCTAATCTGCCCCAGGAGTTGGGAGAGTTTACTGCCATCCCTTGTTTTGAACCTGACGGCCAGCCGAGCCTTTCTGGGGAGATGAAATCGGCAGATACGCGGTGGATGAATTTCATGAATGATTAA
- a CDS encoding putative proline utilization protein PrnX (COG:E;~EggNog:ENOG410PHTM;~InterPro:IPR036291,IPR003462,IPR023401;~PFAM:PF02423), whose product MRLLPEPAVAQILRQLTPTQCHDLLDALCEGLTTVSSESSTPSHERLIHQPLRSTIVTKDHNLSLFMPVSNTVHTGFKVVTASQANGIIGVINIFSPEGKLQGLLSAAEITAFRTALAVMSLFIRCTTIKKEHILIFGSGRQAEWHARLALLLVPDQTKRITFINRGRRRLEELERDAIADLRAAHPDKTFATLVKEDTPDYEEQLRNELGACDVIFSCTPATEPNFPYTYLQPSKQRFISLIGSYKPHMREIDTETLLSGGGKVYVDSKEACLEESGELILAEAKEDQLVEIGELYGQIDKGETVNVPEGCNVVFKCVGMGIMDLVVGNKLLEVGRARNIGMEVDGF is encoded by the coding sequence aTGCGTCTACTCCCTGAGCCAGCGGTCGCCCAGATCCTGCGACAGTTGACCCCTACACAATGCCATGACCTTCTTGACGCCCTCTGCGAGGGTCTTACGACTGTATCTTCAGAGTCCTCCACACCCAGCCATGAGCGactcatccaccaaccgCTCCGCAGCACCATCGTCACCAAAGACCAcaatctttctctcttcatgCCTGTGTCCAACACGGTGCACACCGGCTTCAAGGTTGTAACCGCCTCCCAGGCCAACGGCATCATCGGcgtcatcaacatcttctccccaGAAGGTAAACTGCAAGGTCTCCTCAGTGCTGCGGAGATCACAGCCTTCCGCACCGCCTTGGCGGTGATGTCGCTGTTCATTCGCTGCACAACCATCAAGAAAGAGCACATCTTGATCTTTGGCTCTGGACGCCAAGCGGAGTGGCATGCTCGACTAGCCCTGCTGCTCGTTCCGGACCAGACTAAGAGAATTACATTCATTAACCGCGGTCGCCGGCgactggaggagctggagcgaGATGCGATCGCTGATCTACGGGCTGCTCATCCCGACAAGACCTTTGCTACGCTGGTCAAAGAAGATACTCCAGATTACGAGGAACAGCTACGGAATGAATTGGGTGCTTGCGATGTGATCTTCAGTTGTACGCCGGCGACCGAGCCAAACTTCCCGTACACCTATCTCCAGCCGTCCAAGCAGCGGTTCATCTCCCTTATCGGCTCGTACAAGCCGCATATGCGAGAGATTGACACTGAGACACTGCTGTCGGGCGGAGGGAAGGTCTACGTGGACTCGAAGGAGGCGTGTCTGGAAGAGTCGGGCGAGTTGATTCTGGCGGAGGCGAAAGAGGATCAATTGGTTGAGATTGGAGAGCTGTATGGTCAGATTGATAAGGGTGAGACTGTTAATGTGCCGGAGGGATGTAATGTGGTGTTCAAGTGCGTGGGGATGGGAATTATGGATTTGGTGGTCGGGAATAAGCTGTTGGAAGTTGGACGGGCCAGAAACATTGGTATGGAAGTGGATGGGTTTTAA
- the NUO31 gene encoding complex I 30 kDa subunit family protein (COG:C;~EggNog:ENOG410PGKA;~InterPro:IPR020396,IPR001268,IPR010218,IPR037232;~PFAM:PF00329;~go_function: GO:0008137 - NADH dehydrogenase (ubiquinone) activity [Evidence IEA];~go_function: GO:0016651 - oxidoreductase activity, acting on NAD(P)H [Evidence IEA];~go_process: GO:0055114 - oxidation-reduction process [Evidence IEA]), with protein sequence MASARSLMRLGSGRSLATAVRSTRTFTTTALKATQASTAPISEDVPNMRQAQRPPSGPLRAPVINPADKYQDKADSLHKYGQYIMSCLPKHVQQFSVWKDELCIYVPPSGLIPTMTFLKYHTAAEYTQISDITGVDFPTRDQRFEVVYNMLSVRYNSRIRVKTYADEASPVPSVTGLFEGALWYEREVYDMFGVFFTGHPDLRRIMTDYGFDGHPLRKDFPLTGYTELRYCEEKKRIVIEPLELTQAFRNFEGGTTAWEPVSAGTDRTPESFKLPTPKPEPKEEEKK encoded by the exons ATGGCCTCTGCTCGCTCCTTGATGCGGCTGGGATCTGGCCGCTCCCTGGCCACCGCCGTCCGGTCGACCCGTACCTTCACCACGACCGCTCTGAAGGCCACTCAGGCCTCGACCGCGCCTATCTCAGAGGATGTTCCCAACATGCGCCAGGCCCAGCGTCCCC CCTCTGGACCTCTTCGCGCCCCCGTCATCAACCCGGCCGACAAGTACCAGGACAAGGCGGACAGTCTGCACAAGTACGGCCAGTACATCATGTCGTGCCTGCCCAAGCACGTCCAGCAGTTCTCCGTGTGGAAGGATGAGCTCTGCATCTACGTCCCTCCCTCCGGCCTGATCCCCACCATGACCTTCCTGAAATACCACACCGCGGCCGAATACACCCAGATCTCGGACATCACCGGTGTCGACTTCCCCACCCGCGATCAGCGCTTCGAGGTCGTCTACAACATGCTCAGCGTTCGCTACAACTCGCGTATCCGTGTCAAGACCTACGCCGACGAGGCCAGCCCCGTGCCCAGTGTTACCGGTCTGTTCGAGGGTGCTCTGTGGTACGAGCGTGAGGTGTACGACATGTTCGGTGTCTTCTTCACCGGCCACCCCGATCTGCGCCGTATCATGACCGACTACGGTTTCGACGGTCACCCGCTGCGCAAGGACTTCCCCTTGACTGGATACACGGAGCTGCGCTACtgtgaggagaagaagcgcattGTCATTGAGCCTCTGGAGCTTACGCAGGCGTTCCGGAACTTCGAGGGTGGTACTACTGCCTGGGAGCCTGTCAGTGCGGGTACTGACAGAACTCCTGAGTCG TTCAAGCTGCCCACCCCCAAGCCGGAgccgaaggaggaggaaaagaaatag